A stretch of the Vigna radiata var. radiata cultivar VC1973A chromosome 7, Vradiata_ver6, whole genome shotgun sequence genome encodes the following:
- the LOC106766529 gene encoding UPF0481 protein At3g47200 isoform X1 encodes METIADKSRDDELRNMDHNPVSAKTQADKDLVSSIKEKLEAVSSLKSIFRVPLKLLEVNENMYIPGTVSIGPLHHGKDGLKYMEDRKWHYLFTLLSRQPNQLESSLHECVNALSDLEKPARNFYAEELNLRSNQFIEMMLVDGCFIIELLLKYAIKGIRRGGDPIFVTPGLLNKVRCDLILLENQIPFLILQRLFQIVLVQVQHDQTLTLSELTFRFFRKQLPGDREFVNEKFSQEGYHLLDLIRQCYLPNYARVVSKKSVSQGDLESATKLKKDGIKFKRSKAKCLLKLKFSNGVLEVPPFTLHHFTEMLFSNMIALEQHQNDSQPFTSYALLMQAMVSTENDAKLFHKLRILIMNSYPEKEACDLFKRLGRKVDYEEDKFYFAGLIEQILEYKRVPKSWRKILKCNWLKTRTT; translated from the coding sequence atGGAAACAATAGCTGACAAATCCAGGGATGATGAGTTAAGAAACATGGATCATAACCCTGTTTCAGCTAAGACACAAGCAGATAAAGATCTTGTATCATCGATCAAAGAGAAGCTTGAAGCGGTTTCATCTTTGAAATCCATCTTCAGAGTCCCATTGAAACTCCTAGAAGTAAATGAGAACATGTACATCCCTGGCACAGTTTCTATTGGTCCTCTCCATCATGGCAAGGATGGTCTAAAGTACATGGAAGATCGCAAGTGGCATTACCTGTTCACACTGCTGAGTCGACAACCAAACCAGTTAGAGTCAAGTTTGCACGAATGTGTGAATGCACTGAGCGATTTAGAGAAGCCAGCACGAAACTTTTATGCAGAAGAACTGAACCTCAGAAGCAACCAGTTCATCGAAATGATGCTAGTTGATGGGTGTTTCATCATTGAGCTTCTCTTGAAATATGCTATAAAGGGTATAAGACGTGGTGGTGACCCCATATTTGTCACGCCAGGGTTGCTCAATAAGGTTAGATGTGACCTTATATTGTTAGAAAACCAAATACCATTTCTCATTCTTCAAAGGTTGTTTCAAATAGTACTCGTTCAAGTACAACATGACCAGACCCTGACCCTGTCCGAGCTTACCTTTCGTTTCTTCAGAAAACAGTTGCCGGGGGATAGGGAATTTGTGAATGAGAAGTTTAGCCAAGAGGGTTACCATTTGCTTGACCTGATTCGCCAGTGTTACCTTCCAAACTATGCAAGAGTAGTGTCCAAGAAAAGTGTATCTCAAGGTGATCTTGAATCGGCAACAAAGCTCAAGAAGGATGGGATTAAGTTCAAGAGATCCAAAGCCAAGTgcttactaaaattaaaattttcaaatgggGTGCTTGAAGTTCCTCCCTTCACACTCCATCATTTCACGGAAATGCTATTTTCCAATATGATAGCATTGGAACAGCACCAGAATGATAGTCAGCCTTTCACATCTTATGCCCTTCTAATGCAAGCCATGGTGAGCACTGAAAATGATGCCAAGTTGTTCCACAAACTAAGGATACTGATCATGAATAGTTACCCTGAGAAAGAAGCTTGTGATCTGTTTAAGAGGCTTGGCAGAAAAGTGGATTATGAGGAGGATAAGTTCTATTTTGCAGGTCTGATTGAACAAATTTTGGAGTATAAAAGAGTCCCGAAATCAtggaggaagatattgaaatGCAACTGGCTTAAAACTCGTACTACATGA
- the LOC106766529 gene encoding UPF0481 protein At3g47200 isoform X3, which yields METIADKSRDDELRNMDHNPVSAKTQADKDLVSSIKEKLEAVSSLKSIFRVPLKLLEVNENMYIPGTVSIGPLHHGKDGLKYMEDRKWHYLFTLLSRQPNQLESSLHECVNALSDLEKPARNFYAEELNLRSNQFIEMMLVDGCFIIELLLKYAIKGIRRGGDPIFVTPGLLNKVRCDLILLENQIPFLILQRLFQIVLVQVQHDQTLTLSELTFRFFRKQLPGDREFVNEKFSQEGYHLLDLIRQCYLPNYARVVSKKSVSQGDLESATKLKKDGIKFKRSKAKCLLKLKFSNGVLEVPPFTLHHFTEMLFSNMIALEQHQNDSQPFTSYALLMQAMV from the exons atGGAAACAATAGCTGACAAATCCAGGGATGATGAGTTAAGAAACATGGATCATAACCCTGTTTCAGCTAAGACACAAGCAGATAAAGATCTTGTATCATCGATCAAAGAGAAGCTTGAAGCGGTTTCATCTTTGAAATCCATCTTCAGAGTCCCATTGAAACTCCTAGAAGTAAATGAGAACATGTACATCCCTGGCACAGTTTCTATTGGTCCTCTCCATCATGGCAAGGATGGTCTAAAGTACATGGAAGATCGCAAGTGGCATTACCTGTTCACACTGCTGAGTCGACAACCAAACCAGTTAGAGTCAAGTTTGCACGAATGTGTGAATGCACTGAGCGATTTAGAGAAGCCAGCACGAAACTTTTATGCAGAAGAACTGAACCTCAGAAGCAACCAGTTCATCGAAATGATGCTAGTTGATGGGTGTTTCATCATTGAGCTTCTCTTGAAATATGCTATAAAGGGTATAAGACGTGGTGGTGACCCCATATTTGTCACGCCAGGGTTGCTCAATAAGGTTAGATGTGACCTTATATTGTTAGAAAACCAAATACCATTTCTCATTCTTCAAAGGTTGTTTCAAATAGTACTCGTTCAAGTACAACATGACCAGACCCTGACCCTGTCCGAGCTTACCTTTCGTTTCTTCAGAAAACAGTTGCCGGGGGATAGGGAATTTGTGAATGAGAAGTTTAGCCAAGAGGGTTACCATTTGCTTGACCTGATTCGCCAGTGTTACCTTCCAAACTATGCAAGAGTAGTGTCCAAGAAAAGTGTATCTCAAGGTGATCTTGAATCGGCAACAAAGCTCAAGAAGGATGGGATTAAGTTCAAGAGATCCAAAGCCAAGTgcttactaaaattaaaattttcaaatgggGTGCTTGAAGTTCCTCCCTTCACACTCCATCATTTCACGGAAATGCTATTTTCCAATATGATAGCATTGGAACAGCACCAGAATGATAGTCAGCCTTTCACATCTTATGCCCTTCTAATGCAAGCCATG GTCTGA
- the LOC106767719 gene encoding uncharacterized protein LOC106767719 produces the protein MAGIAYGINKLAVGPGEARRRSLQPQTTPDTNNNDANNPDTDKIDTNNIDTKKTDTDTDSGSNSESSEEFGYVNSAKQDIKGLTNLTGYVKGNANGVINFGTLTASDPNVEP, from the coding sequence ATGGCAGGTATTGCATACGGAATCAACAAGCTTGCCGTTGGCCCAGGTGAAGCTCGACGCCGATCACTACAACCTCAAACTACTCCAGACACCAACAACAACGACGCCAATAATCCCGACACCGACAAAATTGATACCAACAACATCGACACCAAAAAAACCGACACCGACACCGACAGTGGCAGTAACAGTGAAAGTTCTGAAGAGTTCGGTTATGTGAATTCAGCGAAACAAGATATCAAAGGTCTTACCAATCTAACTGGGTATGTGAAAGGCAACGCCAATGGGGTCATCAACTTTGGCACCTTGACAGCCTCCGATCCTAATGTCGaaccatga
- the LOC106767853 gene encoding uncharacterized protein LOC106767853, translating to MADLRQKIEALKGLVDVLNSMDEGESGQNATPPNNDGASAAARTGSKGRSVGKFKNTGDQKIKGLSNQTGFTEGNANGAINFGDLEV from the coding sequence ATGGCAGACCTTCGTCAAAAAATTGAAGCTCTGAAGGGTCTTGTTGATGTGCTAAATAGCATGGATGAGGGTGAAAGTGGTCAGAACGCAACGCCACCCAACAACGACGGTGCTTCTGCGGCAGCAAGAACAGGAAGTAAGGGGCGTTCTGTTGGAAAATTCAAGAACACCGGCGATCAGAAGATTAAAGGTCTCAGTAACCAAACTGGTTTCACCGAAGGGAACGCTAATGGAGCTATCAACTTTGGTGATTTGGAGGTCTAA
- the LOC106767562 gene encoding probable bifunctional TENA-E protein isoform X1: MEQKLKEEEKKVGVIETWLRKHTLLFKGATRHPFILSIRDGSIDITSFKSWLKFAVYSCCILVIQAQDYLFVRAFVPFVASVLIKAWKESDESGDMEVILGGVASLEDEISWFKREASKWGISLSEVVPQQTNKKYCGLLESLMSPDVEYTVAITAFWVIEVVYQESFAHCIGEGSKTPQELKETCERWGSEAFAKYCQSLQNIVNRRLQKASDEELKKAEHTFLNVLEYEVDFWNMSRGNV; the protein is encoded by the exons ATGGAGCAAAAGTTAAaagaggaggagaagaaggTCGGTGTGATTGAGACATGGTTGAGGAAGCACACTCTTCTCTTCAAAGGAGCCACACGCCACCCTTTTATTCTTAGCATTCGCGATGGTTCCATCGACATAACTTCCTTCAAATCATGGCTG AAGTTTGCTGTTTATAGTTGTTGTATTCTTGTGATTCAGGCACAGGATTACTTGTTCGTTCGGGCTTTTGTCCCATTTGTGGCCAGTGTGTTGATAAAAGCTTGGAAGGAATCAGATGAGAGTGGTGACATGGAAGTAATATTGGGGGGCGTGGCTTCCCTGGAGGATGAGATATCATGGTTTAAGAGAGAAGCTAGCAAGTGGGGTATTTCACTCTCTGAAGTTGTTCCTCAGCAGACAAACAAAAAATACTGTGG GTTGCTGGAAAGTCTGATGAGTCCGGACGTGGAATATACTGTGGCTATCACAGCATTTTGGGTTATTGAAGTAGTGTATCAGGAGAGCTTTGCTCACTGCATTGGAGAAGGCTCCAAAACTCCGCAAGAACTGAAGGAGACATGTGAAAGGTGGGGCAGTGAGGCTTTTGCTAAGTATTGCCAATCCCTGCAAAACATTGTCAATCGGCGCTTACAAAAAGCTTCTGATGAAGAACTCAAGAAGGCTGAACATACGTTCCTAAATGTTCTGGAGTACGAAGTTGATTTCTGGAACATGAGCCGGGGAAATGTGTGA
- the LOC106766900 gene encoding ubiquitin-conjugating enzyme E2 32, which produces MADKHNLKNPAVKRILQELKEMQSNPSDDYISLPLEENIFEWQFAIRGPRDTEFEGGIYHGRIQLPSEYPFKPPSFMLLTPSGRFETQTKICLSISNHHPEHWQPSWSVRTALVALIAFMPSNPNGALGSLSYKKEDRRALAIKSREAPPKFGTPERQKLIDEIHEYMLSKSSPVPEGGLSQVSEGQSITEEAETLVNLQNPEPLPAGEGIPDIAGDRIIEEQEHPANANPDLAGAEVSMENTSSVPRSQLIQKSDAMVQNMKPETRAPKPDDRLFTLAAIGLTIAIVVLLLKKFVKSTGHGAVFMDES; this is translated from the exons ATGGCCGACAAACACAACCTCAAGAATCCAGCCGTCAAACGGATTCTCCAAGAGTTGAAAGAGATGCAATCAAACCCTTCCGATGACTACATCAGTCTCCCTCTCGag gaaaatatatttgaatggCAATTTGCGATTAGGGGACCTCGTGACACTGAATTTGAGGGTGGTATTTATCATGGACGAATTCAGTTGCCTTCAGAATATCCCTTCAAACCTCCTTCATTCATGCTGCTGACG CCTAGTGGCCGTTTTGAGACCCAAACCAAGATTTGCTTGAGCATTTCAAATCATCACCCTGAGCATTGGCAACCATCATGGAGTG TGAGGACTGCTCTAGTTGCGCTGATTGCATTCATGCCCTCCAACCCAAATGGCGCGCTGGGCTCGTTAAGCTACAAGAAAGAAGACAGGCGTGCCCTAGCCATTAAATCCCGTGAAGCACCTCCAAAATTTGGGACTCCTGAACGTCAAAAACTTATTGATGAG ATACACGAGTATATGCTAAGCAAATCATCCCCTGTTCCAGAAGGTGGTCTCTCACAAGTTTCTGAGGGACAATCCATAACAGAGGAGGCTGAGACCCTGGTGAATTTGCAAAATCCTGAGCCTTTAcctgcaggagaggggattccaGATATAGCAGGTGACAGAATAATTGAAGAACAAGAGCATCCTGCCAATGCTAATCCTGACCTTGCAGGAGCTGAAGTTTCAATGGAGAACACATCTAGTGTCCCAAGAAGCCAGTTGATCCAAAAGTCAGATGCAATGGTTCAAAATATGAAACCAGAGACAAGGGCTCCAAAACCAGACGACCGATTGTTCACGCTGGCAGCTATTGGACTTACTATAGCAATTGTGGTTCTTTTACTGAAGAAGTTCGTTAAATCTACAGGACATGGTGCTGTTTTCATGGATGAATCTTAG
- the LOC106766529 gene encoding UPF0481 protein At3g47200 isoform X2, with amino-acid sequence METIADKSRDDELRNMDHNPVSAKTQADKDLVSSIKEKLEAVSSLKSIFRVPLKLLEVNENMYIPGTVSIGPLHHGKDGLKYMEDRKWHYLFTLLSRQPNQLESSLHECVNALSDLEKPARNFYAEELNLRSNQFIEMMLVDGCFIIELLLKYAIKGIRRGGDPIFVTPGLLNKVRCDLILLENQIPFLILQRLFQIVLVQVQHDQTLTLSELTFRFFRKQLPGDREFVNEKFSQEGYHLLDLIRQCYLPNYARVVSKKSVSQGDLESATKLKKDGIKFKRSKAKCLLKLKFSNGVLEVPPFTLHHFTEMLFSNMIALEQHQNDSQPFTSYALLMQAMVFRGEEKMYQNQEKCHLSQFIHSIQI; translated from the exons atGGAAACAATAGCTGACAAATCCAGGGATGATGAGTTAAGAAACATGGATCATAACCCTGTTTCAGCTAAGACACAAGCAGATAAAGATCTTGTATCATCGATCAAAGAGAAGCTTGAAGCGGTTTCATCTTTGAAATCCATCTTCAGAGTCCCATTGAAACTCCTAGAAGTAAATGAGAACATGTACATCCCTGGCACAGTTTCTATTGGTCCTCTCCATCATGGCAAGGATGGTCTAAAGTACATGGAAGATCGCAAGTGGCATTACCTGTTCACACTGCTGAGTCGACAACCAAACCAGTTAGAGTCAAGTTTGCACGAATGTGTGAATGCACTGAGCGATTTAGAGAAGCCAGCACGAAACTTTTATGCAGAAGAACTGAACCTCAGAAGCAACCAGTTCATCGAAATGATGCTAGTTGATGGGTGTTTCATCATTGAGCTTCTCTTGAAATATGCTATAAAGGGTATAAGACGTGGTGGTGACCCCATATTTGTCACGCCAGGGTTGCTCAATAAGGTTAGATGTGACCTTATATTGTTAGAAAACCAAATACCATTTCTCATTCTTCAAAGGTTGTTTCAAATAGTACTCGTTCAAGTACAACATGACCAGACCCTGACCCTGTCCGAGCTTACCTTTCGTTTCTTCAGAAAACAGTTGCCGGGGGATAGGGAATTTGTGAATGAGAAGTTTAGCCAAGAGGGTTACCATTTGCTTGACCTGATTCGCCAGTGTTACCTTCCAAACTATGCAAGAGTAGTGTCCAAGAAAAGTGTATCTCAAGGTGATCTTGAATCGGCAACAAAGCTCAAGAAGGATGGGATTAAGTTCAAGAGATCCAAAGCCAAGTgcttactaaaattaaaattttcaaatgggGTGCTTGAAGTTCCTCCCTTCACACTCCATCATTTCACGGAAATGCTATTTTCCAATATGATAGCATTGGAACAGCACCAGAATGATAGTCAGCCTTTCACATCTTATGCCCTTCTAATGCAAGCCATG GTTTTCCGAGGTGAGGAGAAAATGTATCAGAACCAAGAGAAGTGCCACCTGTCCCAGTTCATCCATTCCATCCAAATATGA
- the LOC106767562 gene encoding probable bifunctional TENA-E protein isoform X2: MEQKLKEEEKKVGVIETWLRKHTLLFKGATRHPFILSIRDGSIDITSFKSWLAQDYLFVRAFVPFVASVLIKAWKESDESGDMEVILGGVASLEDEISWFKREASKWGISLSEVVPQQTNKKYCGLLESLMSPDVEYTVAITAFWVIEVVYQESFAHCIGEGSKTPQELKETCERWGSEAFAKYCQSLQNIVNRRLQKASDEELKKAEHTFLNVLEYEVDFWNMSRGNV, translated from the exons ATGGAGCAAAAGTTAAaagaggaggagaagaaggTCGGTGTGATTGAGACATGGTTGAGGAAGCACACTCTTCTCTTCAAAGGAGCCACACGCCACCCTTTTATTCTTAGCATTCGCGATGGTTCCATCGACATAACTTCCTTCAAATCATGGCTG GCACAGGATTACTTGTTCGTTCGGGCTTTTGTCCCATTTGTGGCCAGTGTGTTGATAAAAGCTTGGAAGGAATCAGATGAGAGTGGTGACATGGAAGTAATATTGGGGGGCGTGGCTTCCCTGGAGGATGAGATATCATGGTTTAAGAGAGAAGCTAGCAAGTGGGGTATTTCACTCTCTGAAGTTGTTCCTCAGCAGACAAACAAAAAATACTGTGG GTTGCTGGAAAGTCTGATGAGTCCGGACGTGGAATATACTGTGGCTATCACAGCATTTTGGGTTATTGAAGTAGTGTATCAGGAGAGCTTTGCTCACTGCATTGGAGAAGGCTCCAAAACTCCGCAAGAACTGAAGGAGACATGTGAAAGGTGGGGCAGTGAGGCTTTTGCTAAGTATTGCCAATCCCTGCAAAACATTGTCAATCGGCGCTTACAAAAAGCTTCTGATGAAGAACTCAAGAAGGCTGAACATACGTTCCTAAATGTTCTGGAGTACGAAGTTGATTTCTGGAACATGAGCCGGGGAAATGTGTGA